In Liquorilactobacillus nagelii DSM 13675, the following proteins share a genomic window:
- the metE gene encoding 5-methyltetrahydropteroyltriglutamate--homocysteine S-methyltransferase — MTTTIIGFPRIGAQRELKFATEKYFKQTLTAEQLLATGKQLRQQQWQLLKKAGIDQIPSNDFSFYDNLLDTAFLFHALPKAIATADLSDLDKYFALARGYQGTAGDFKAWPMKKWFNTNYHYLVPQLSKDTKFRYTGGKIKAEFLEALSLGIKTRPTIIGPFTLLRLAEFNEHTAAKDFTNDLLQAYTDLLQDLCAAGAEWLQIDEPALVYDLTPQEINWFANFYRQLLPQKGTLKILLQTYFGDVRDIYSELIKLDFDGLGLDLIEGKQTASLIQSGFPTDKTLFAGVVNGKNIWRNHYQKTLTLLKQLPVQKLVLSTSCSLLHVPYSVADEDFPTAVKKHFAFAQEKLLELNQLDQLLQQHHPEWLAVNQQLFAQPRVKEDPVLKEKIAQLTTADFSRQPDFQTRRKIQQTELNLPLLPTTTIGSFPQTKEVKKMRAAWHKHEISAADYESFVKQQIKNWISWQEKAGFDVLVHGEFERNDMVEYFGQHLAGYLFTQNGWVQSYGTRGVKPPIIWGDVVRKKPITVKWSTYAQSLTAKPVKGMLTGPVTILNWSFPREDLSLKEATWQLALAIQAEVLDLESHGIKIIQIDEAALREKLPLRKSDWDSEYLAWAIPAFRLVHSKVKPQTQIHTHMCYSEFGDIIPAIDNLDADVISFEASRSNLEILEQLQTQHFKTLVGPGVYDIHSPRVPTKAEIVTELREILKKVPAKNVWVNPDCGLKTRGVKETKASLLNLTAAAQEVRRELQADD; from the coding sequence ATGACCACAACTATCATTGGATTTCCACGTATTGGCGCTCAACGTGAATTGAAATTTGCAACTGAAAAATACTTTAAACAAACATTAACTGCAGAACAACTACTGGCAACTGGCAAACAATTGCGACAGCAGCAGTGGCAATTGTTAAAAAAAGCTGGAATTGACCAAATTCCCAGCAATGACTTTTCTTTTTACGATAATCTACTAGATACCGCTTTTTTGTTTCATGCTTTGCCAAAAGCTATCGCAACTGCTGATCTTTCTGACTTAGATAAGTATTTTGCGCTAGCGCGTGGCTATCAAGGAACAGCTGGCGACTTTAAGGCTTGGCCAATGAAAAAATGGTTCAACACCAATTATCACTACTTAGTCCCACAGTTATCTAAGGATACTAAATTTCGTTACACTGGAGGTAAAATCAAAGCAGAATTTCTTGAGGCCTTGAGTTTAGGAATTAAAACCCGACCAACTATCATTGGCCCCTTCACATTACTCCGATTAGCTGAATTTAATGAACATACTGCAGCTAAAGATTTTACTAATGATTTATTGCAAGCCTACACCGATTTGCTCCAAGACTTATGCGCTGCTGGTGCTGAATGGCTGCAAATTGATGAACCAGCCCTAGTTTATGATTTAACTCCGCAGGAAATTAACTGGTTTGCTAATTTTTATCGTCAATTATTGCCGCAAAAAGGCACTCTCAAAATTTTGCTACAAACTTATTTTGGCGATGTGCGTGATATTTATTCAGAGTTAATCAAGCTTGACTTTGATGGACTGGGACTTGATTTAATTGAAGGCAAACAAACAGCTTCACTTATTCAAAGTGGTTTTCCAACTGATAAAACCTTGTTTGCCGGAGTTGTTAATGGCAAAAATATCTGGCGCAATCATTATCAAAAGACTTTGACTTTACTCAAGCAATTGCCCGTCCAAAAACTTGTGTTATCAACTTCTTGTTCATTGTTGCATGTACCGTATAGTGTTGCTGACGAGGATTTTCCAACAGCAGTCAAAAAGCATTTCGCATTTGCCCAAGAAAAATTGCTTGAATTAAATCAACTTGATCAATTATTGCAACAACATCATCCAGAATGGTTAGCAGTCAATCAACAACTTTTCGCTCAACCGCGAGTTAAAGAAGATCCTGTTCTAAAAGAAAAAATTGCTCAACTAACCACTGCTGATTTTTCTCGTCAACCTGATTTTCAAACTCGAAGAAAAATTCAACAAACGGAACTAAACTTACCGTTATTGCCAACCACAACAATTGGTTCATTTCCCCAGACTAAAGAGGTCAAAAAAATGCGAGCCGCTTGGCATAAACATGAGATTTCAGCTGCTGATTACGAAAGCTTCGTTAAACAGCAGATTAAAAATTGGATTAGTTGGCAAGAAAAAGCTGGTTTTGATGTGCTAGTCCATGGAGAATTTGAGCGCAATGATATGGTTGAATATTTTGGTCAACATCTCGCTGGTTACCTATTTACCCAAAATGGTTGGGTCCAATCCTATGGTACCCGGGGAGTTAAACCACCAATCATCTGGGGAGACGTGGTTAGAAAAAAACCAATTACGGTCAAATGGTCAACCTATGCTCAAAGTTTAACCGCAAAACCAGTTAAAGGCATGCTGACTGGACCGGTTACAATATTAAATTGGTCATTTCCGCGTGAAGACTTGTCATTAAAAGAAGCTACTTGGCAATTAGCACTGGCCATTCAAGCTGAGGTTCTTGATTTAGAATCCCATGGAATTAAAATAATTCAAATCGATGAAGCTGCCTTGCGTGAGAAATTGCCATTAAGAAAAAGCGACTGGGATTCAGAATACCTTGCTTGGGCAATTCCGGCTTTCCGCCTTGTTCACAGTAAAGTCAAACCGCAAACCCAAATTCACACTCATATGTGTTATAGCGAGTTTGGGGATATTATTCCGGCTATTGATAACCTTGATGCTGATGTGATTTCATTTGAAGCTTCCCGCTCAAATCTTGAAATCCTAGAACAACTTCAAACACAGCATTTTAAAACTTTAGTTGGTCCGGGAGTTTATGATATTCATTCTCCACGTGTTCCAACTAAAGCTGAGATTGTTACTGAACTGCGAGAAATTTTAAAGAAAGTTCCCGCTAAAAATGTTTGGGTTAATCCAGATTGTGGTTTAAAAACACGCGGCGTAAAAGAAACTAAAGCCAGCTTGCTGAACTTAACCGCTGCTGCTCAGGAAGTTCGAAGGGAGCTGCAAGCAGATGACTAA